One window of Magallana gigas chromosome 2, xbMagGiga1.1, whole genome shotgun sequence genomic DNA carries:
- the LOC136273181 gene encoding ubiquitin carboxyl-terminal hydrolase-like — MADKISWIPLESNPDVLNKYIHNLGVPKEWQFVDVYGLEPDLLGMVPKPVAAVVLLFPITDKSEATALGEQKQDSDLYFVKQTIRNACGTVAIVHALANNKDEIKFLEDKPFAKFLKNTANMSPEKRAEVLQEDTDMGSAHDDTAQEGQTKAPPSESQLNTHFVSFVCKNGGLYQLNGRDDAPTYHGPTTPDSLLEDMAKVAKQFMERDPEEVNFTLMALSKVD, encoded by the exons TACATCCACAACTTGGGTGTACCCAAGGAATGGCAGTTTGTGGATGTGTATGGATTGGAACCGGACCTTTTAGGCATGGTGCCCAAACCTGTAGCAGCCGTTGTCCTGTTATTCCCAATCACAGACAAG TCGGAAGCAACAGCTCTCGGGGAACAGAAGCAAGATTCGGACCTGTACTTTGTGAAGCAGACCATAAGGAATGCATGTGGAACTGTCGCCATTGTTCATGCCCTGGCCAACAACAAAGACGAAATTAAATTCCTTG AGGACAAGCCCTTTGCTAAATTCCTGAAAAACACTGCCAATATGTCCCCTGAGAAAAGAGCAGAAGTTCTTCAGGAAGACACT GACATGGGATCAGCTCATGATGACACAGCCCAGGAGGGACAAACAAAG GCCCCTCCTAGTGAGTCTCAACTCAACACTCACTTTGTGTCATTTGTGTGCAAAAATGGAGGATTGTACCAACTCA ATGGGCGCGATGATGCCCCAACCTACCATGGACCAACAACTCCGGACTCTCTTCTGGAG GACATGGCAAAGGTGGCCAAGCAGTTTATGGAGAGAGACCCAGAAGAGGTCAATTTTACCCTGATGGCCCTGAGTAAAGTGGATTGA
- the LOC136273184 gene encoding A disintegrin and metalloproteinase with thrombospondin motifs 17-like isoform X1 — translation MSAVSLSGGSVLMAVSAVVLGLAYSTETEVSRHVKIFDVSYDVPDTPEVPRVLSPSFFRVSFHLHHSGHTLELTRNTGIRPQTVGCVHPTGRCQSTDVQKLVTFYQDVNNGASFQLTCSEELCRTFTLQGTFIWKNSMYSMEPIKDSRKYKIEKLSGSNQLKTDYIKLDETIRAPRRGRHKRASGQHDVELLFVTDYSVYQHWRFFAGSAASEADVENFINTFYAFLANGVDVRYLGINTEPYRIGVVYIGVVIAKSLTESPWSHSNGTVDADQVLKEFKDWVTNNRNRLPRHDHAMAFTRHNIVRSLGTSSSADIAGYAFQGGICEPESVSVVEESLNFISHTVAAHELGHSLGAKHDGNENSCRAYDHYIMEATSSAQSGGKARNPWRFSSCSMNEMSNLLESLDKNGTNCLKRKDYSGTLPNLAEYVTSNIGQQYNIHQQCAHIMRNSQSYACMNNFNNDFSTICTGLWCLNPSSGFSCNLVVPFDYTTCGTGKWCVNGECMADNSAPREPGNCLFGNYPKVNCSGIGKDPSVCYFGTATSCCKSCNDVSTGVSGCEYGDRQDVCYTITSGAPCYASDTDIQCCDTCASFRTQIPSCEYGDKRNCSALTNPMDCYAPLSDGSAARTVCCQTCAEYETGIQDCMYGDKVLDCRVAECPTYAAAGVLDDCCETCRYYIVSTPTPRANSTALPTWVIPVAAGGGGGLLLIVIIIVACCCCRKSPSERAELKYRPDAPRNGVKQQNRPPQSNPLYKSEIRQPKTQEYMGPISSGGYSHTYDRPDMRQQQQQQQMTGLQRQGSIDSHVYMELEPDPSVQTGYVVSSNSSDQRYTNAGYIHS, via the exons ATGTCGGCAGTCAGTTTGAGCGGGGGCAGTGTTTTGATGGCTGTTAGTGCCGTGGTTCTGGGACTAGCTTACTCCACTGAGACAGAAG TTTCGAGGCATGTGAAGATTTTCGACGTCTCCTACGATGTCCCTGACACACCCGAGGTCCCTCGAGTTTTATCCCCCTCCTTCTTTAGGGTGAGTTTCCACCTCCATCATTCTGGACATACCCTGGAGCTGACACGAAACACTGGGATCCGCCCACAAACAGTGGGATGTGTACACCCCACGGGGAGATGCCAATCTACAGATGTACAG AAGTTGGTGACCTTCTATCAGGACGTGAACAATGGCGCCTCTTTTCAGCTCACGTGTTCTGAGGAGTTGTGTAGAACTTTTACTCTA CAAGGAACTTTTATATGGAAAAATTCCATGTACTCCATGGAGCCTATCAAGGATtccagaaaatacaaaatagagAAACTGTCAGGATCAAACCAACTTAAGACGGATTACATCAAACTAG ACGAGACAATACGCGCCCCCAGACGGGGGAGACATAAGCGGGCCAGCGGTCAGCACGATGTGGAGCTCCTGTTTGTGACCGACTACTCCGTGTATCAACA CTGGAGATTCTTTGCGGGTAGTGCTGCCTCTGAAGCTGATGTAGAGAACTTTATTAACACGTTCTATGCGTTTCTTGCAAACGGG GTGGACGTCCGGTATCTTGGAATAAACACAGAGCCGTACAGAATTGGAGTTGTGTACATAGGAGTCGTCATTGCAAAG AGCCTTACAGAGTCGCCCTGGTCCCATAGCAACGGCACTGTAGATGCTGACCAGGTCCTGAAAGAATTCAAAGATTGGGTAACCAACAATAGGAACAGGCTGCCGAGACACGACCACGCCATGGCGTTCACCAG ACACAACATAGTGAGGTCCCTGGGTACATCTTCTAGTGCCGATATTGCAG GCTACGCTTTCCAAGGAGGAATATGTGAACCAGAAAGTGTGTCTGTGGTGGAAGAAAGCCTAAACTTCATCTCACACACAGTGGCTGCTCACGAGCTGGGACACAG TCTCGGCGCCAAACACGACGGGAATGAGAACAGCTGCCGCGCCTACGACCATTACATCATGGAGGCCACCAGTTCAGCGCAGAGCGGGGGTAAAGCGAGGAATCCCTGGAGGTTCTCTTCCTGCTCCATGAACGAAATGAGCAATCTCCTGGAGTCTCTTGATAA GAATGGGACCAACTGTCTGAAGAGGAAGGACTACTCCGGTACTCTCCCCAACCTGGCAGAATACGTCACGTCGAACATCGGACAACAGTACAACATTCACCAGCAGTGTGCTCACATCATGAGGAATTCACAATCTTACGCTTGCATG AACAATTTCAACAACGATTTTTCGACCATTTGTACCGGACTGTGGTGCCTCAATCCCAGCTCTGGGTTTTCCTGTAACCTTGTTGTTCCCTTTGATTATACAACATGCGGGACGGGTAAA TGGTGCGTCAATGGTGAATGCATGGCGGACAACAGTGCGCCTAGAGAGCCGG GGAACTGTCTGTTTGGCAACTACCCCAAAGTAAACTGCTCGGGGATAGGCAAGGATCCCTCCGTTTGCTACTTTGGAACCGCGACTAGCTGTTGTAAAAGTTGCAATGACGTCAGCACTGGTGTATCCG GGTGTGAGTACGGTGACCGCCAGGATGTGTGTTACACCATCACTTCCGGGGCACCTTGTTACGCCTCAGACACAGACATCCAATGCTGTGACACATGTGCCTCATTCAGAACGCAAATTCCAT ccTGTGAGTACGGAGACAAGAGGAACTGCTCCGCCCTCACCAACCCCATGGACTGCTACGCGCCACTGTCCGACGGAAGCGCCGCGCGGACCGTATGCTGCCAAACCTGTGCCGAATATGAGACAGGCATTCAAG ACTGTATGTATGGGGACAAGGTGCTGGACTGTCGGGTCGCGGAGTGCCCCACCTACGCCGCGGCGGGGGTGCTTGACGACTGCTGTGAGACCTGTCGGTACTACATCGTGTCCACCCCGACCCCCCGCGCCAACAGTACTGCTCTGCCAA CGTGGGTGATACCTGTTGCGGCCGGTGGTGGCGGTGGCCTGTTGCTTATCGTCATTATCATTGTTGCTTGTTGCTGTTGTCGCAAAAGTCCAAGCGAAAGGGCTGAATTAAAATATCGACCTGATGCG CCAAGGAATGgagtaaaacaacaaaatagaCCCCCACAGTCAAATCCTCTCTACAAGAGTGAGATACGACAACCAAAGACCCAAGAGTATATGGGGCCTATCAGTTCCGG GGGCTATTCTCACACCTACGACCGGCCTGACATGCgtcagcagcagcagcagcagcaaaTGACAGGTCTACAGCGTCAGGGGTCCATAGACTCCCACGTGTACATGGAGCTCGAGCCCGACCCCAGTGTTCAGACGGGATATGTGGTATCTA GTAATTCATCAGATCAAAGGTACACAAACGCTGGATATATCCACTCATGA
- the LOC136273184 gene encoding A disintegrin and metalloproteinase with thrombospondin motifs 17-like isoform X2, with protein MSAVSLSGGSVLMAVSAVVLGLAYSTETEVSRHVKIFDVSYDVPDTPEVPRVLSPSFFRVSFHLHHSGHTLELTRNTGIRPQTVGCVHPTGRCQSTDVQLVTFYQDVNNGASFQLTCSEELCRTFTLQGTFIWKNSMYSMEPIKDSRKYKIEKLSGSNQLKTDYIKLDETIRAPRRGRHKRASGQHDVELLFVTDYSVYQHWRFFAGSAASEADVENFINTFYAFLANGVDVRYLGINTEPYRIGVVYIGVVIAKSLTESPWSHSNGTVDADQVLKEFKDWVTNNRNRLPRHDHAMAFTRHNIVRSLGTSSSADIAGYAFQGGICEPESVSVVEESLNFISHTVAAHELGHSLGAKHDGNENSCRAYDHYIMEATSSAQSGGKARNPWRFSSCSMNEMSNLLESLDKNGTNCLKRKDYSGTLPNLAEYVTSNIGQQYNIHQQCAHIMRNSQSYACMNNFNNDFSTICTGLWCLNPSSGFSCNLVVPFDYTTCGTGKWCVNGECMADNSAPREPGNCLFGNYPKVNCSGIGKDPSVCYFGTATSCCKSCNDVSTGVSGCEYGDRQDVCYTITSGAPCYASDTDIQCCDTCASFRTQIPSCEYGDKRNCSALTNPMDCYAPLSDGSAARTVCCQTCAEYETGIQDCMYGDKVLDCRVAECPTYAAAGVLDDCCETCRYYIVSTPTPRANSTALPTWVIPVAAGGGGGLLLIVIIIVACCCCRKSPSERAELKYRPDAPRNGVKQQNRPPQSNPLYKSEIRQPKTQEYMGPISSGGYSHTYDRPDMRQQQQQQQMTGLQRQGSIDSHVYMELEPDPSVQTGYVVSSNSSDQRYTNAGYIHS; from the exons ATGTCGGCAGTCAGTTTGAGCGGGGGCAGTGTTTTGATGGCTGTTAGTGCCGTGGTTCTGGGACTAGCTTACTCCACTGAGACAGAAG TTTCGAGGCATGTGAAGATTTTCGACGTCTCCTACGATGTCCCTGACACACCCGAGGTCCCTCGAGTTTTATCCCCCTCCTTCTTTAGGGTGAGTTTCCACCTCCATCATTCTGGACATACCCTGGAGCTGACACGAAACACTGGGATCCGCCCACAAACAGTGGGATGTGTACACCCCACGGGGAGATGCCAATCTACAGATGTACAG TTGGTGACCTTCTATCAGGACGTGAACAATGGCGCCTCTTTTCAGCTCACGTGTTCTGAGGAGTTGTGTAGAACTTTTACTCTA CAAGGAACTTTTATATGGAAAAATTCCATGTACTCCATGGAGCCTATCAAGGATtccagaaaatacaaaatagagAAACTGTCAGGATCAAACCAACTTAAGACGGATTACATCAAACTAG ACGAGACAATACGCGCCCCCAGACGGGGGAGACATAAGCGGGCCAGCGGTCAGCACGATGTGGAGCTCCTGTTTGTGACCGACTACTCCGTGTATCAACA CTGGAGATTCTTTGCGGGTAGTGCTGCCTCTGAAGCTGATGTAGAGAACTTTATTAACACGTTCTATGCGTTTCTTGCAAACGGG GTGGACGTCCGGTATCTTGGAATAAACACAGAGCCGTACAGAATTGGAGTTGTGTACATAGGAGTCGTCATTGCAAAG AGCCTTACAGAGTCGCCCTGGTCCCATAGCAACGGCACTGTAGATGCTGACCAGGTCCTGAAAGAATTCAAAGATTGGGTAACCAACAATAGGAACAGGCTGCCGAGACACGACCACGCCATGGCGTTCACCAG ACACAACATAGTGAGGTCCCTGGGTACATCTTCTAGTGCCGATATTGCAG GCTACGCTTTCCAAGGAGGAATATGTGAACCAGAAAGTGTGTCTGTGGTGGAAGAAAGCCTAAACTTCATCTCACACACAGTGGCTGCTCACGAGCTGGGACACAG TCTCGGCGCCAAACACGACGGGAATGAGAACAGCTGCCGCGCCTACGACCATTACATCATGGAGGCCACCAGTTCAGCGCAGAGCGGGGGTAAAGCGAGGAATCCCTGGAGGTTCTCTTCCTGCTCCATGAACGAAATGAGCAATCTCCTGGAGTCTCTTGATAA GAATGGGACCAACTGTCTGAAGAGGAAGGACTACTCCGGTACTCTCCCCAACCTGGCAGAATACGTCACGTCGAACATCGGACAACAGTACAACATTCACCAGCAGTGTGCTCACATCATGAGGAATTCACAATCTTACGCTTGCATG AACAATTTCAACAACGATTTTTCGACCATTTGTACCGGACTGTGGTGCCTCAATCCCAGCTCTGGGTTTTCCTGTAACCTTGTTGTTCCCTTTGATTATACAACATGCGGGACGGGTAAA TGGTGCGTCAATGGTGAATGCATGGCGGACAACAGTGCGCCTAGAGAGCCGG GGAACTGTCTGTTTGGCAACTACCCCAAAGTAAACTGCTCGGGGATAGGCAAGGATCCCTCCGTTTGCTACTTTGGAACCGCGACTAGCTGTTGTAAAAGTTGCAATGACGTCAGCACTGGTGTATCCG GGTGTGAGTACGGTGACCGCCAGGATGTGTGTTACACCATCACTTCCGGGGCACCTTGTTACGCCTCAGACACAGACATCCAATGCTGTGACACATGTGCCTCATTCAGAACGCAAATTCCAT ccTGTGAGTACGGAGACAAGAGGAACTGCTCCGCCCTCACCAACCCCATGGACTGCTACGCGCCACTGTCCGACGGAAGCGCCGCGCGGACCGTATGCTGCCAAACCTGTGCCGAATATGAGACAGGCATTCAAG ACTGTATGTATGGGGACAAGGTGCTGGACTGTCGGGTCGCGGAGTGCCCCACCTACGCCGCGGCGGGGGTGCTTGACGACTGCTGTGAGACCTGTCGGTACTACATCGTGTCCACCCCGACCCCCCGCGCCAACAGTACTGCTCTGCCAA CGTGGGTGATACCTGTTGCGGCCGGTGGTGGCGGTGGCCTGTTGCTTATCGTCATTATCATTGTTGCTTGTTGCTGTTGTCGCAAAAGTCCAAGCGAAAGGGCTGAATTAAAATATCGACCTGATGCG CCAAGGAATGgagtaaaacaacaaaatagaCCCCCACAGTCAAATCCTCTCTACAAGAGTGAGATACGACAACCAAAGACCCAAGAGTATATGGGGCCTATCAGTTCCGG GGGCTATTCTCACACCTACGACCGGCCTGACATGCgtcagcagcagcagcagcagcaaaTGACAGGTCTACAGCGTCAGGGGTCCATAGACTCCCACGTGTACATGGAGCTCGAGCCCGACCCCAGTGTTCAGACGGGATATGTGGTATCTA GTAATTCATCAGATCAAAGGTACACAAACGCTGGATATATCCACTCATGA
- the LOC136273186 gene encoding ankyrin homolog, whose translation MALAVLRQKQSPKRSGKTNKAVALANAANITTNELNMRDANGRTVLFYAARYGKIQAVKNLLNAGSNPNIADVDGSTPLHEATERCHYDVMKLLLSNGETQVNAKNRHGQTAAMKAVLYDDLEALKLLHKAGAVLDEQDSTGKTALLISTGEGRERTTEYLIKNGCDIHKRDKLGQSALYLAVASSNVSISSSENIRKLLRAGYCLEGDRHWLDKAGVDIESLRHRNIFQRLISRIRIGTVGSGRRHSESVSDFRRHSEGVADFRSVNGGVSEPHPRFGTRSNSCDL comes from the exons ATGGCTCTGGCTGTGTTGCGACAAAAGCAATCCCCAAAACGTTCTGGTAAAACTAACAAAGCAGTGGCGCTTGCAAACGCCGCGAACATCACGACAAATGAACTGAACATGCGTGACGCCAACGGGCGGACGGTGCTGTTTTACGCCGCCCGTTACGGGAAAATCCAAGCCGTCAAAAACCTGCTCAACGCTGGAAGTAATCCCAACATCGCTGACGTCGACGGCAGTACGCCGCTCCATGAGGCAACGGAACGTtgccattatgacgtcatgaaaCTTCTGCTCAGCAATG GGGAAACCCAAGTGAACGCCAAGAACCGACACGGACAGACGGCGGCCATGAAGGCAGTGCTGTACGACGACTTAGAGGCTCTCAAACTGCTCCATAAAGCCG GTGCCGTGCTCGATGAACAAGATTCCACGGGGAAAACGGCATTATTGATTTCAACCGGCGAAGGTCGAGAACGGACGACGGAATACCTCATCAAGAACGGATGCGACATCCACAAACGGGACAAGCTCGGTCAATCAGCGCTCTACCTCGCCGTCGCATCGTCCAATGTATCGATATCCTCCTCGGAAAATATACGTAAACTCCTGCGAGCAG GGTATTGTTTGGAGGGAGACCGCCATTGGTTGGATAAAGCAGGCGTCGACATCGAGTCTCTACGTCATCGGAATATTTTCCAGAGACTAATCTCCCGGATCAGGATCGGGACTGTGGGTTCCGGTCGACGTCACAGTGAAAGTGTGTCCGACTTCCGGCGCCACAGCGAGGGCGTGGCAGATTTCAGGAGCGTCAACGGTGGTGTATCGGAACCACACCCCAGATTTGGGACCCGGAGCAACTCATGTGACCTATAA